A region from the Acidobacteriota bacterium genome encodes:
- a CDS encoding nucleotidyl transferase AbiEii/AbiGii toxin family protein yields the protein MSLEHLRLEELVAETGFRPETLEKVIRLGDLAGDIHRHPLLGRVLVLKGGTALNLCFGPPQRLSVDLDYNYVGALDRAAMQEARPEVEGALEALAERKGFRLQRSPRDHAGRTLYLGYRSSIGVPDQVQVDVNYLFREPLVVTEQCSLWQPGQLERPATRIVGLEELCAGKICALLSRRAPRDLYDVAFLPSKVGELWHKARFRRFIVAFSSILTHPMSSYGLERLDEIDDQSVESQLLPMLQQGRSITANRLREMARDALEPILDLSPQELDFVQRVQQGELRLELLFDPADEIADRFRRHPAVQWKIRNARAHQKRGV from the coding sequence ATGAGCCTTGAGCATCTGAGGCTCGAAGAGCTCGTGGCCGAAACCGGATTTCGGCCTGAGACCCTAGAGAAGGTGATCCGCCTTGGTGACTTGGCAGGGGATATTCACCGTCACCCTCTTCTTGGAAGGGTCCTGGTGCTCAAAGGGGGGACGGCGCTCAACCTGTGTTTCGGACCCCCGCAAAGGCTCTCCGTAGATCTGGACTACAACTACGTAGGAGCCTTGGATCGGGCTGCTATGCAGGAGGCTCGGCCGGAGGTGGAGGGGGCGCTGGAGGCCTTGGCGGAGCGCAAGGGGTTCCGCCTTCAGCGCTCGCCTCGAGACCACGCCGGCCGCACTTTGTATCTCGGCTATCGTTCCTCGATCGGTGTTCCCGATCAGGTTCAGGTGGATGTCAATTACCTGTTTCGAGAGCCGTTGGTTGTGACTGAACAATGCTCTCTATGGCAGCCAGGTCAGCTAGAGCGGCCCGCAACTCGGATCGTCGGTCTCGAAGAACTCTGTGCCGGCAAGATTTGTGCGTTGCTGAGCCGTCGGGCTCCTCGGGATCTCTATGATGTCGCGTTCCTGCCCTCGAAGGTCGGGGAGCTATGGCACAAAGCCCGGTTCCGGAGATTCATCGTCGCTTTCTCCTCCATCCTCACCCATCCGATGAGCAGTTATGGGTTGGAGCGTCTCGACGAGATCGATGATCAAAGTGTCGAGTCGCAGCTCTTGCCGATGCTCCAGCAGGGGCGGTCCATCACCGCAAACCGATTGCGGGAGATGGCCCGCGATGCGCTGGAGCCGATCTTGGACCTTTCACCACAGGAACTGGATTTCGTGCAACGTGTGCAGCAGGGCGAGCTTCGTCTGGAGTTGCTCTTCGATCCCGCGGACGAGATAGCGGATCGCTTTCGGCGTCATCCTGCCGTGCAGTGGAAGATCCGCAACGCGCGTGCTCATCAAAAGCGGGGAGTTTGA
- a CDS encoding 3-hydroxyacyl-CoA dehydrogenase NAD-binding domain-containing protein, with amino-acid sequence MTGASEASESAQEIFRLEVASSGLATLCFDLPGSSVNLFTRQALEQLGERIEELRERDDIGCLVLLSGKAKSFCHGADVELIGGLETAEEGERGARAGQELFRAWQELPFPTIAAIHATCMGGATEISLASTFRLVSDDENLRVGLPEVRLGILPGWGGCVRLPRVVGLTDALDLILAGKSLSGARALRVGLADELLPHDDFLHHVRNFALEVIHGRRPRKADRDLRELLLEKNPLGRRIVFDQARKKTLSRTGGKYPAPLRAIEVIRIGVEEGPAAGFDAEARALGELAAGVVSKNLQHVFALTQGVKSHGTEPAAGPAPRLVGVVGAGLMGGAIAHQVTVSGGMAVRILDRSPAALVQSMTHASRLVYNRMKRRRISRSEAREAMARIQPTLDLEGFRRADLVIEAVTERLEVKRKVFGQLAEAVSKDALLASNTSSLSIDAIAETIPEPERVLGLHFFNPVHRIPLVEVVAGRHTAPEALKRAAAFVRRLGKTPVAVQDSPGFLVNRVLIYYLTESLWLIAEGWPVEAVDRALLQWGFPMGPFALLDRVGLDIAAAVSEHLEEAYPQRVHMPKLRWQETFLDPGHLGEKSGRGFFRHGSGGKRTVDGEVYGHLGLGARDPDPDLDDAAERLILPMINEAACCLEEGVVDSPETLDLAMILGAGFPPFRGGLCRWADHRGLDSVVGGLERLAGVVGERFRPSDALRGFAAAGGFYRT; translated from the coding sequence GTGACGGGAGCTTCCGAGGCCTCGGAGTCGGCGCAGGAGATCTTCCGCCTGGAGGTAGCCTCCAGCGGTCTGGCCACCCTATGCTTCGACCTGCCCGGAAGCTCGGTCAACCTCTTCACCCGCCAGGCTCTGGAGCAGCTGGGAGAGCGCATCGAGGAGCTCCGGGAGCGGGACGACATCGGCTGCCTGGTGTTGCTCTCGGGCAAGGCCAAATCCTTCTGCCACGGCGCCGACGTGGAGCTCATCGGTGGGCTGGAGACCGCCGAGGAGGGCGAACGCGGCGCCCGCGCCGGCCAGGAGCTCTTCCGCGCCTGGCAGGAGCTGCCCTTCCCCACCATCGCCGCCATCCACGCCACCTGCATGGGCGGCGCCACGGAGATCTCCCTCGCCTCCACCTTCCGGTTGGTGAGCGATGACGAGAATCTGCGGGTGGGGCTGCCGGAGGTACGCCTGGGCATCCTTCCGGGCTGGGGCGGCTGTGTTCGGCTGCCCCGGGTGGTGGGCCTGACGGACGCTCTGGACCTGATCCTGGCGGGGAAGAGTCTGAGCGGTGCCCGGGCCCTGCGGGTCGGGCTGGCGGACGAGCTCCTGCCCCACGACGACTTCCTCCACCACGTGCGGAATTTCGCTCTGGAGGTGATCCACGGCCGGCGGCCGCGCAAGGCGGACCGGGACCTGCGGGAGCTGCTGCTGGAGAAGAACCCCCTGGGTCGGCGGATCGTCTTCGATCAGGCGCGCAAGAAGACCCTCTCCCGCACCGGCGGCAAATATCCGGCACCGCTACGGGCCATCGAAGTGATCCGCATCGGCGTCGAGGAGGGCCCCGCCGCCGGTTTCGACGCCGAAGCCCGCGCCCTGGGAGAGCTCGCCGCCGGCGTGGTGAGCAAGAACCTTCAACACGTATTCGCCCTCACCCAGGGCGTCAAGAGCCACGGAACGGAGCCGGCGGCGGGACCCGCCCCAAGGCTGGTAGGAGTCGTCGGAGCAGGCCTGATGGGCGGCGCCATCGCCCACCAGGTGACGGTCTCCGGAGGCATGGCGGTGCGCATCCTGGACCGCAGCCCCGCCGCCCTGGTGCAGAGCATGACCCACGCTTCCCGGCTGGTCTACAACCGCATGAAGCGCCGCCGCATCTCTCGCTCCGAGGCCCGGGAGGCCATGGCCCGCATCCAGCCCACCCTCGACCTGGAGGGCTTCCGCCGTGCCGACCTGGTGATCGAGGCGGTGACCGAACGGCTGGAGGTCAAGCGGAAGGTCTTCGGGCAGCTGGCGGAGGCGGTGTCGAAGGATGCCCTGCTGGCCTCCAACACCTCGTCCCTGTCCATCGACGCCATCGCCGAGACCATCCCGGAACCGGAGCGAGTGTTGGGGCTGCACTTCTTCAACCCCGTGCACCGCATCCCACTGGTAGAGGTGGTGGCGGGCCGCCACACCGCCCCGGAGGCCTTGAAGCGAGCCGCAGCCTTCGTCCGCCGGCTGGGCAAGACGCCGGTAGCGGTGCAGGACAGTCCGGGCTTCCTGGTCAACCGAGTGCTCATCTACTACCTGACCGAGTCCCTGTGGCTGATCGCCGAGGGCTGGCCGGTGGAAGCGGTGGACCGCGCCCTGCTGCAGTGGGGCTTCCCCATGGGTCCTTTCGCCCTTCTCGACCGGGTGGGGCTGGACATCGCCGCTGCCGTCTCGGAGCATCTGGAAGAGGCTTATCCGCAGCGGGTGCACATGCCCAAGCTGCGCTGGCAGGAGACCTTCTTGGACCCCGGCCACTTGGGGGAAAAGTCCGGCCGCGGCTTCTTCCGTCACGGCTCCGGCGGCAAGCGCACCGTCGATGGGGAGGTTTACGGCCACCTCGGTCTCGGTGCCCGGGATCCGGACCCGGATCTCGACGACGCCGCCGAGCGCCTGATCCTGCCGATGATCAACGAAGCCGCTTGCTGCCTCGAAGAAGGAGTGGTGGACAGCCCCGAGACCCTCGACCTGGCGATGATCCTGGGAGCCGGCTTCCCGCCCTTCCGCGGCGGCCTATGCCGCTGGGCGGATCACCGCGGCCTGGACTCGGTGGTGGGAGGCCTGGAACGCCTGGCGGGGGTCGTCGGCGAGCGCTTCCGCCCCTCCGACGCCCTCCGCGGCTTCGCCGCCGCCGGTGGCTTCTACCGCACCTGA
- a CDS encoding long-chain fatty acid--CoA ligase, whose amino-acid sequence MPLETLSDLFFTAADHDKTECLLHKVDGQFVPLSTAEVVDKVQRLAKALVDAGVERGDRVGLMAENGPHWPIVDFASVCIGAVLVPVYPTLTAEQAAFIVNDSGSKIVFAEGVERYQGLESQKGSMPNMEQLVLIGDGISGATTLDQLFERGEGASAEDFQQRAALNQPNDLATFIYTSGTTGNPKGVMLSHGNIVSNIKGSLEVLDIQGDYTALSFLPLSHSFERTVDYFYFLRGVTIAYAESVQAVAQNLQEVRPHIFVSVPRVYEKVLAKVQENIAKAPALRQKIFHWAVSVGHEALPYRLQDKAPPGLLGLKLGLADTLVFSKIRERLGGRFVYAMSGGAPLARDVAEFFWGAGIPIYEGYGLSETSPVLSVNAPGRVKMGTVGKALPGVTLEIAEDGEILAKGPNIMKGYHNLPEATAEAIDSEGWFHTGDIGEIDEEGFLRITDRKKEIIVNAYGKNVAPAPVENAIKASRYIGQVMVVGDRRKFLAALVVPDFEALAVWATAKGLDSSNMEALLAQEPVQELFRNELEEVNQKLAKYERVHAWELLPEEWSIEGGEMTPTLKVKRRIVNQKHGDRIDAMYERAEKR is encoded by the coding sequence ATGCCGCTCGAAACTCTGTCCGACCTTTTCTTCACCGCCGCCGACCACGACAAGACCGAATGCCTTTTACACAAGGTGGATGGCCAGTTCGTCCCGCTGTCCACCGCCGAGGTCGTGGACAAGGTCCAACGCCTTGCCAAAGCCCTGGTGGACGCTGGCGTCGAACGCGGCGACCGGGTCGGGCTGATGGCGGAGAACGGCCCCCATTGGCCCATCGTCGACTTTGCCTCGGTGTGCATCGGTGCGGTCCTGGTACCGGTTTATCCCACTTTGACGGCGGAACAGGCTGCCTTCATCGTCAACGACAGCGGCTCGAAGATCGTCTTCGCCGAGGGTGTTGAGCGCTATCAGGGTCTCGAGAGCCAGAAGGGAAGCATGCCCAACATGGAGCAGCTGGTGCTCATCGGAGACGGGATCTCCGGAGCCACCACCCTCGATCAGCTCTTCGAGCGGGGCGAGGGGGCCAGCGCCGAAGACTTCCAACAGCGCGCTGCCCTCAACCAGCCCAACGATCTGGCGACCTTCATCTACACTAGTGGCACCACCGGCAACCCCAAGGGCGTGATGCTCAGCCACGGCAACATCGTGTCCAACATCAAGGGCTCGCTGGAGGTCTTGGACATCCAGGGGGATTACACCGCGCTTTCCTTCCTGCCCCTCTCCCATTCCTTCGAGCGCACGGTGGACTACTTCTACTTTCTCCGCGGCGTGACCATCGCCTACGCCGAATCAGTGCAGGCGGTGGCGCAGAACCTCCAGGAGGTGCGGCCGCACATTTTCGTCTCCGTCCCTCGGGTCTACGAAAAAGTGCTGGCAAAAGTGCAGGAAAATATCGCCAAGGCGCCGGCCCTGCGGCAGAAGATCTTCCATTGGGCGGTTTCCGTGGGCCACGAGGCTCTCCCCTACCGCCTCCAGGACAAAGCCCCGCCGGGCCTGCTGGGCCTGAAGTTGGGACTGGCGGACACGCTGGTCTTCTCCAAGATCCGCGAGCGCCTGGGCGGACGCTTCGTCTACGCCATGTCCGGCGGCGCGCCGCTGGCTCGGGACGTGGCGGAGTTCTTCTGGGGCGCCGGGATTCCCATCTACGAAGGCTACGGCCTGTCGGAGACCTCGCCAGTGCTCAGCGTCAACGCCCCGGGGCGGGTGAAGATGGGCACCGTCGGCAAGGCGCTGCCGGGAGTGACCCTGGAGATCGCCGAGGACGGCGAGATCCTCGCCAAGGGCCCGAACATCATGAAGGGCTACCACAACCTGCCGGAGGCCACCGCTGAGGCCATCGACAGCGAGGGCTGGTTCCACACCGGCGACATCGGAGAAATCGACGAGGAAGGCTTCCTGCGCATCACCGACCGCAAGAAGGAGATCATCGTCAACGCCTACGGTAAGAACGTGGCGCCGGCGCCGGTGGAGAACGCGATCAAGGCGAGCCGCTACATCGGCCAGGTGATGGTGGTGGGGGACCGGCGCAAATTCCTCGCAGCCCTCGTCGTGCCGGACTTCGAAGCTCTGGCCGTATGGGCCACCGCCAAGGGGCTCGACTCCAGCAACATGGAAGCTCTGCTGGCTCAGGAGCCGGTGCAGGAGCTGTTCCGCAACGAGCTCGAAGAGGTCAATCAGAAGCTGGCCAAGTACGAGCGCGTCCACGCCTGGGAGCTGCTGCCGGAGGAGTGGAGCATCGAGGGCGGCGAGATGACCCCCACCCTCAAGGTCAAGCGCCGGATCGTGAACCAGAAGCATGGTGATCGCATCGACGCCATGTACGAACGCGCCGAGAAACGGTGA
- the aroF gene encoding 3-deoxy-7-phosphoheptulonate synthase — protein MSGTRIEDSTTPSRAPDSSSDSEGQALSGLREAIDGLDREFIQLLSRRMELVRDIGGFKRDNPLAPLRDEDREHEIFQVWAKEAEEAGLSPYFVGRVLREVLNYSRRDQERQLHRPHEGAATAAVRVGYQGAPACYSDMAITKHFASRDAQRLERVGYPDFGAAVDALESGQINYALLPIENTVAGSINEVYDLLAHRQITIVGEEVWMVEHCLLGLPAAKLEDIELIRSHPVALQQCTKFLGGLVGVRQESYFDTAGAAQSVAHQKSLAIAAIASEEAARYWGLRVLRRGVSDRALNLTRFLLIGKEPEPVDPRRPAKTSLVMVLRHRPGALVECLKVLEDHGVNLTKLESRPLPEKPWAYRFYVDLEGHAENDAVASALHELRRHTNRMKILGTYPRHIDEWEQVETPRGETARSEAANSETPSSEAPEESAEGEQTTGASVAVPADVPPPAAEAPAAAAPAPTLPEGACPIPQKPKGRKLIEPAFEGERRPVHVGQVEIGGDRFVLIAGPCAVESKQQIQQSAAIVQGVGGRILRGGAFKPRSSPYSFQGLGFPGIELLADAGHAYELPVVTEVLQPEDVQQVADGADMLQVGARNMQNFSLLKEIGKCHKPVLLKRGLSATIEELLMAAEYIMAGGNHQVVLCERGIRTFETATRSTLDVSAVPVLKERTHLPVIVDPSHAAGRRDLVIPLALSAVAVGADGLIVEVHPNPDEALCDKDQALTEEMLQDLVNGAQPLIKAQGRKF, from the coding sequence ATGTCCGGTACGCGGATTGAAGATTCCACCACCCCTTCCCGAGCTCCCGACTCTTCCTCAGACTCGGAAGGTCAGGCCCTCTCTGGTCTGCGCGAGGCTATCGACGGCCTCGATCGGGAATTCATCCAACTACTTTCTCGCCGCATGGAGCTGGTCCGAGACATCGGTGGCTTCAAACGCGACAATCCTCTGGCACCGCTCCGGGACGAAGATCGCGAGCACGAGATCTTCCAGGTCTGGGCCAAGGAGGCGGAAGAGGCCGGGTTGAGCCCGTACTTCGTGGGGCGTGTGCTGCGGGAGGTACTCAACTACTCGCGCCGCGACCAGGAGCGCCAGCTCCACCGTCCCCACGAAGGAGCCGCCACCGCCGCCGTGCGCGTAGGCTACCAGGGGGCCCCCGCCTGCTACAGCGACATGGCCATCACCAAGCACTTCGCCAGCCGCGACGCTCAGCGGCTGGAGCGGGTGGGCTACCCGGACTTCGGAGCCGCGGTGGATGCGCTGGAAAGTGGGCAGATCAATTACGCCCTGCTGCCCATCGAGAACACCGTCGCCGGCAGTATCAACGAGGTCTACGATCTGCTGGCCCACCGCCAGATCACCATCGTCGGTGAGGAGGTGTGGATGGTGGAGCATTGTCTGCTGGGGCTGCCCGCCGCCAAGCTCGAGGACATCGAGCTGATCCGTTCCCACCCGGTGGCCCTGCAACAGTGCACGAAATTCCTCGGTGGTTTGGTGGGCGTGCGTCAGGAGTCCTACTTCGACACCGCCGGCGCCGCCCAATCGGTGGCCCACCAGAAGAGCCTCGCTATCGCCGCCATCGCTTCCGAGGAGGCTGCCCGCTATTGGGGTCTGCGGGTGCTCCGGCGGGGAGTCTCCGATCGCGCTCTCAATCTCACCCGCTTCCTGCTCATCGGCAAGGAACCGGAGCCGGTGGATCCCCGCCGGCCGGCCAAGACCTCCTTGGTGATGGTGCTGCGGCACCGCCCCGGTGCGCTGGTGGAATGTCTCAAGGTCTTGGAGGACCACGGCGTCAACCTGACCAAGCTGGAGAGCCGGCCGCTGCCGGAGAAGCCTTGGGCCTATCGCTTCTATGTCGATCTGGAGGGCCACGCCGAAAACGACGCGGTGGCCTCGGCGCTGCACGAGCTGCGGCGCCACACCAACCGCATGAAGATCCTGGGCACGTACCCGCGGCATATTGACGAGTGGGAACAGGTGGAGACTCCTCGGGGCGAAACAGCCAGATCCGAGGCTGCCAACTCCGAGACCCCCAGCTCCGAAGCTCCTGAGGAGAGCGCCGAGGGCGAGCAGACCACCGGGGCTTCCGTCGCGGTCCCAGCGGACGTTCCGCCGCCCGCTGCCGAGGCCCCCGCCGCTGCTGCGCCGGCGCCGACCCTGCCGGAAGGTGCCTGCCCCATTCCTCAGAAACCGAAGGGGCGCAAGCTCATCGAGCCCGCCTTCGAGGGCGAGCGTCGCCCGGTGCACGTCGGCCAGGTGGAGATCGGCGGCGACCGCTTCGTGCTCATCGCCGGTCCCTGCGCGGTGGAGAGCAAGCAGCAGATTCAGCAGTCGGCGGCCATTGTCCAGGGCGTCGGCGGCCGGATTCTCCGCGGCGGTGCCTTCAAGCCCCGCTCGTCTCCCTACTCCTTCCAGGGCTTGGGCTTCCCCGGCATCGAGCTGCTGGCGGACGCCGGCCACGCCTACGAGCTGCCGGTGGTCACCGAGGTGCTACAGCCGGAGGACGTGCAGCAGGTCGCCGACGGCGCCGACATGCTGCAGGTGGGCGCCCGCAACATGCAGAATTTCTCCTTGCTCAAGGAAATCGGCAAGTGTCACAAGCCGGTGCTCCTCAAGCGCGGCCTCAGCGCCACCATTGAGGAGCTGCTGATGGCCGCCGAGTACATCATGGCCGGGGGCAACCACCAGGTGGTGCTCTGCGAGCGCGGCATCCGCACCTTCGAGACCGCCACCCGCAGCACCCTCGACGTCAGCGCGGTGCCGGTGCTCAAGGAGCGCACCCATCTACCGGTGATCGTCGACCCCTCCCACGCCGCCGGTCGCCGGGATCTGGTGATTCCCCTGGCCCTGTCGGCGGTGGCGGTGGGCGCCGACGGTCTCATCGTCGAGGTTCATCCCAACCCCGACGAGGCCCTGTGCGACAAGGACCAGGCCCTCACCGAAGAAATGCTCCAGGATCTGGTCAACGGCGCTCAGCCGCTGATCAAGGCCCAGGGCCGGAAGTTCTGA